The Streptomyces sp. HUAS CB01 genome has a segment encoding these proteins:
- a CDS encoding GNAT family N-acetyltransferase yields MTASTGPIFRALSESDAHLFDTLPDPLGVGRALARTTHRPEWKRVALRDGKVVARAAWWGGPDDTAPVNLNWFDVADGEEEAGAELLRTSPFRVEYELILPATWREDPVSRAAAGTRLRTAKAAGMSVLVERFQYRWTPDCGLPERPGRLEFRPEPDDAVFLDVLRRVHTGTLDAHALRAIAEGGLDQAAREELDFIHWCPSPREWWQLARTRDGDLVGLHIPAHNPSGPCIGFIGVVPEHRGNGYAYDLLAECTHFLAERGAEFIAGATDQGNAPMAANFAKAGHPVVQERVHLDF; encoded by the coding sequence ATGACCGCTTCGACCGGTCCGATCTTCCGCGCGCTCTCCGAGAGCGACGCGCATCTCTTCGACACCCTGCCCGATCCGCTCGGCGTGGGCCGGGCCCTGGCCCGCACCACCCACCGCCCGGAGTGGAAGCGGGTCGCCCTGCGCGACGGGAAGGTCGTCGCACGTGCCGCCTGGTGGGGCGGCCCCGACGACACGGCCCCCGTCAATCTCAACTGGTTCGACGTCGCCGACGGCGAGGAGGAGGCGGGCGCCGAACTGCTGCGCACCTCCCCGTTCCGGGTCGAGTACGAACTGATCCTGCCCGCCACCTGGCGCGAGGACCCCGTGTCCCGGGCCGCCGCCGGGACAAGGCTGCGCACCGCGAAGGCCGCCGGTATGAGCGTCCTCGTGGAACGCTTCCAGTACCGGTGGACGCCCGACTGCGGCCTCCCCGAGCGGCCCGGACGGCTGGAGTTCCGGCCCGAGCCCGACGACGCCGTGTTCCTCGACGTGCTGCGCCGCGTCCACACGGGCACCCTCGACGCCCATGCGCTGCGCGCCATCGCCGAGGGCGGCCTGGACCAGGCCGCCCGGGAGGAGCTGGACTTCATCCACTGGTGCCCGTCGCCGCGCGAGTGGTGGCAGCTGGCCCGCACCCGGGACGGCGACCTCGTCGGTCTGCACATCCCGGCGCACAACCCGTCGGGCCCGTGCATCGGCTTCATCGGCGTCGTTCCGGAGCACCGCGGCAACGGCTACGCGTACGACCTGCTCGCCGAGTGCACGCACTTCCTGGCGGAGCGGGGCGCGGAGTTCATCGCCGGCGCCACCGACCAGGGCAACGCGCCGATGGCGGCCAACTTCGCCAAGGCCGGGCACCCGGTGGTGCAGGAGCGCGTCCATCTCGATTTCTGA